The window GTTCTTCAGACAGAGGCATTCCGCCGGTTGTGCTGCCTATTACCACCGCATCGGGCGGACCAGAATTTTTCATGGCCTCTCTTGCGGCCATTAAGGCCAGCGTATGCGTTCTGGGAAGCCCCGGTGATTCATTGACGGGAAATGCAATTTCTCCTGCCGGTGGCGCATTTTCGGCAGCCTCGAAATTAAAAAGGGTAAGCTTTTTTATGAACGTTTTATTGGCGCTCAGCGAAATAAGGTGTTCATCGGCATTCGAGCCAGCAGGCGAAATAAGACCTAAACCGGTTACAAATGCCCTCGGCATGCTCAATCTCCAGAGACAGATTTTTTTTCGGGATTTATGCTCATTCGTTCCTTCCTGCGCTTTTCCCTGAGAAGATTTGCTATGAGCCTTGTCATTTTTACGCTTTGCGGCTGCTCGCGGTAAAAGGAATCCCATGCATAATCATAGAGTTCCTGGAGTTTTTCAGGGCTCATCTGAAGGGGCTTGAATACAACGTTTCCGGCATTATATCTGGCCCAGTTCGTATCGATTATACGGCCCTGAGAACTAAGCTCATCCCAGACCTGGGTTTTCGGGAAGGGCGTCAGCACAGTGAATTCGGCAAGGTCGAGATCTATTTCCAGAAGGAAATCCACAAAGCGCTTGAGAAAATCTTCGGTATGATCATCCATGCCCAGAAGGATTGTGCCTTCAACCCCTATGCCGTGATCGTGGTAAAGTTTGATCCTGTCCTTTATCTTATCTGATATTGTGTATACGGCATGATAGACATACCAGCAGCCCGCATCTTTGGCCAGTTTGAGGATTTCCGGCTCAGCCGAAACCGGATGCGCCACCCAGTCCTTGCCCATGCCTTTCATTGCCGTGAATAGTTCTTTCTGCCAGGACACACTCTGCTCAAGAGAGTTGTCCACAATAAAAAGCCTGTCCGAGGCTGCTTCGATATCCTTAAGGACGTGATCTATCGGCCTGGTGCGATGTATGCGCCCGCCCAGGTACGGTACACAGCACGGGTAGCAGTTGAACCGGCACCCTCTCGATGTCTGGACCAGATCGACAAGTTCCCAGCCCTTGTGGGTATAGTGTTTTTTCTTGTCATAGAGGTCGCGCCTGGGGTTGGGGATATTATTGATATCAGGAAAGTCTTTCATTATGTAAGAGGGTTTGAGGCCTCCTTCCTGAAAGTCGAAGAGCATCTGTTCTATCAGACCCTCGCCCTCACCGACCACGATTGAATCCGCATGAAGGGCCGCCTCTTCCGGACAGAGCGCCACATGAAGCCCTCCCATGACAACCTTTTTACCTCTTTTCCTGAATTCAGCCGAAAGTTCATAGGCCCTGGGCGCCTGACAGGTAAGCATGCAGCCTATCCCGACCAGGTCGCAATCCCTGTCCATATCTATATTTTCAACATTTTCATCTGTGACAAAAACATTTATCCCATCCGGGACGGAAGCAGCCGCAGTGATGACGCCCAGGGGCGGCAGGTTGAATTCGGTCTGATATTTAAGCTTCGGCCATCTCGGATATATTATATGGAATTTCAAATGGTTGCCCTCCATCAAAAACTATAACGGTTGACTGAAAACCGGTTTTCAATTTATATATTAAGCCTTGCTGGTAGTAAAGCAGATTACAATACATTTGACAGGCGGGTGTTGATGAACAATCTGATGGAAGAGCTCAAGCTTAAAGTTCTGGAAAGGCTTAATATCAAAGACATAACTCCGGAAGAAATCAACGCAGAAACCCCAATGATCGGAGAAGGGCTCGGGATCGATTCAATCGACATACTTGAGCTTGTGATAATGATAGAAGAAGATTACGGCATCAAGATCGACAACAAGGAACTCGGGGCCAAGGTGTTCAGAACATTCGGAACAATGGTCGAATATATTTCAGCCAACAGGAAAAAATAGCTTTTCAGATAAGACAGCCCCTTATGAATTTTATTGGGGCCTTTACCTTTCACATGGTTTTATTCCGAGCTTTAATCACTTGAGATTGAATTAAGGACATCTTTGAATATCGCCGCAATTTTTGGTCCGGCCTCTTCCGCCATCGAGATTATATAATCAAGGGACGCCCCTTTATAGTCATCCGGGTTATTGTTGTTCGTTACGGCCGAAATCCCCAGGACATCCATCCCGCAATGAACGGCCTCTATGACTTCCATAACGGTTGACATGCCGACAGCATCCGCGCCAAGCCTCTGTATCATGCGTGTCTCGGCGGCTGTTTCCATTGAAGGGCCCAGAAGCTGAATGTAAACTCCTTCATGCAGCTTTATTCCCAGCCTGTTCGCCGATATCCTTGCCCGGTTCATAAGCTGAGGAGCATACGGCCTGTCCATCTCGGGAAACCGCGGGCCCAGCTCGTCATTGTTGGGACCAACAAGCGGATTTCTGCCTGTAAAATTTATATGATCCCTTATCATCATGACAGAACCCGGTGTAAGATCGGGCCTTAACCCGCCCGCCGCATTTGAAATGAAAAGTCTCTTTACGCCCATGAGTTTGAAAACTCGGACAGGAAAGGTTACTTCAACCGGGGTATAACCTTCAAAAAGATGGAATCTCCCGCTCATCGCGATGACCGGCACATCGCCGAGCCTGCCGAATATCATCCTGCCTGAATGATGCGGGGCGGTTGATCTGGGAAATCCCGGAATATCCCCGTATGGATAGACCTTTTCAATTGCAATGGCTTCTTCCATGATCCCGAGTCCTGTTCCGAGAATAATCGCTGTATCGGGTTTTGAAGCATGCGCCAGAAAGAAGGCGGCCTTTTTTTCAATTTCCATTCGCCGGGTTCCTCGCAAGGTCTATCGCCTCGTCTATGAGCATGATAGGGATTTCATCTTCTATTTTGTATTTGAGCATGCAGGCATTGCAGATGAGTCCGGATTGATCGTTTTCAAGAACCAGTTTCCCTTTGCATTTCGGACATGCAAGGATGTCAAGCAACTCCTTTTCCACAGGCATGATTTACCTCCTAAACCTTTCTTCCGATTGCTATCAGGCATTCTCTTACCAGTTTTGCAGCCACAACGGAAGAGGTTCCGGTAAGATCGCACATCGGGCAAAGTTCCACCATGTCGATAGCGGCAATATTCAAAGAGTTTATCAATTTAAGAAGTATTCCGGAAAGCTCATTAAAGGTTATTCCGCCGGGTTCAGGAGTGCCTGTTCCGGGAAAGATGGAAGGATCCAGTATATCAAGATCACAGGTCAAATAGATCGGGCTATTATGAGCCCATTTTATGATTTCCTCAGGGGTTGAGGATAATTTTGCTGCAAGTTCAGCCTCGGATCGGTCTGACGACCTGACGCCTATTTGTTTTATGCGATCAAAGCCTACTGTTTCCGAAATGCGCCTTATTACCGTGGCATGCGAAAACCTGGAGCCAAGGTATTCCTCCCTTAAATCCGCATGTGCATCGAGATGAACAAGCCTGATGTCACGATAATGTCTTTCAACCGCTTTAAAAGTACCGAGGGTTACCAGATGCTCTCCTCCCGTGAGAAAAGGGATTGCGCCGGATGACAGGATGTTGGAGCTTTTTTCTTCAATCATAAGAAGGGCTTGAGCGGGATCTCCGAAAGGCAGTTCCAAATCTCCGGCATCGATAAAGGAAATGTCTTGAAGGTCCATTTTCTGAACCGGCGAATATGTCTCCAGTCCGTGAGAGGCCTCCCTTATCGCCTGAGGCCCGAATCTGGAACCTGGTCTGAAACTAGAGGTCGAATCAAAAGGCGCACCGAAAAGACATATCGCTCCTTTTTCCTTCGACGCAATGAATCTCATTAAAGGGCCTTTTTTACATAATTAGGCAGTGCGAACGCAGCCCTGTGCATTTCAGAATTGTAGTACATGCAGTTTTCAGCAACTGTTTCAGCCTTTTTTTCATCGAAAACCAGAGGATTGCCAGCATCCTTGAATCCCAGAGCAAAAGACCAGAGTCCGGAAGGGTAGCACGGTATCGGGCAAAGATAGAGGTATCCATTTCCGAAAGCTTTCCTGATATTCCCCATGATACCCGCAACATCACCCATTCGCCATGCGGGTGATTCTGTCTGTGCTCCCATAGTTCCGCCTTTCTTCAAGGCATTACGGACATTTTTGTAAAATCCGTGAGTAAATAATCCTGTTGCAGGGCCTACAGGATCGGTGGAATCGATAAGGACACAGTCGAATTCATTGGCATGCGCCTTGACATATTCTATGCCGTCTCCGATGAAAATCTCCACCCGGCTGTCATTCAGAGATGAGGACAATGTCGGGAAATAATCCTTTGCTGCCTTTATTACCATCTCGTCAATCTCGCACAATACGATATGTTTGA of the Desulfomonilia bacterium genome contains:
- the speE gene encoding polyamine aminopropyltransferase, with product MILDSWFIEEYKGTVGAASFRVFDVLFEGKSRFQEVKVLNNPFFGNVLLLDDLVMLTEKDEFYYHEMLVHVPMMCAGNPESVLIIGGGDGGSVREVLKHEEVKHIVLCEIDEMVIKAAKDYFPTLSSSLNDSRVEIFIGDGIEYVKAHANEFDCVLIDSTDPVGPATGLFTHGFYKNVRNALKKGGTMGAQTESPAWRMGDVAGIMGNIRKAFGNGYLYLCPIPCYPSGLWSFALGFKDAGNPLVFDEKKAETVAENCMYYNSEMHRAAFALPNYVKKAL
- a CDS encoding radical SAM protein; the protein is MKFHIIYPRWPKLKYQTEFNLPPLGVITAAASVPDGINVFVTDENVENIDMDRDCDLVGIGCMLTCQAPRAYELSAEFRKRGKKVVMGGLHVALCPEEAALHADSIVVGEGEGLIEQMLFDFQEGGLKPSYIMKDFPDINNIPNPRRDLYDKKKHYTHKGWELVDLVQTSRGCRFNCYPCCVPYLGGRIHRTRPIDHVLKDIEAASDRLFIVDNSLEQSVSWQKELFTAMKGMGKDWVAHPVSAEPEILKLAKDAGCWYVYHAVYTISDKIKDRIKLYHDHGIGVEGTILLGMDDHTEDFLKRFVDFLLEIDLDLAEFTVLTPFPKTQVWDELSSQGRIIDTNWARYNAGNVVFKPLQMSPEKLQELYDYAWDSFYREQPQSVKMTRLIANLLREKRRKERMSINPEKKSVSGD
- a CDS encoding phosphopantetheine-binding protein, with amino-acid sequence MNNLMEELKLKVLERLNIKDITPEEINAETPMIGEGLGIDSIDILELVIMIEEDYGIKIDNKELGAKVFRTFGTMVEYISANRKK
- a CDS encoding purine-nucleoside phosphorylase yields the protein MEIEKKAAFFLAHASKPDTAIILGTGLGIMEEAIAIEKVYPYGDIPGFPRSTAPHHSGRMIFGRLGDVPVIAMSGRFHLFEGYTPVEVTFPVRVFKLMGVKRLFISNAAGGLRPDLTPGSVMMIRDHINFTGRNPLVGPNNDELGPRFPEMDRPYAPQLMNRARISANRLGIKLHEGVYIQLLGPSMETAAETRMIQRLGADAVGMSTVMEVIEAVHCGMDVLGISAVTNNNNPDDYKGASLDYIISMAEEAGPKIAAIFKDVLNSISSD
- the speB gene encoding agmatinase, whose amino-acid sequence is MRFIASKEKGAICLFGAPFDSTSSFRPGSRFGPQAIREASHGLETYSPVQKMDLQDISFIDAGDLELPFGDPAQALLMIEEKSSNILSSGAIPFLTGGEHLVTLGTFKAVERHYRDIRLVHLDAHADLREEYLGSRFSHATVIRRISETVGFDRIKQIGVRSSDRSEAELAAKLSSTPEEIIKWAHNSPIYLTCDLDILDPSIFPGTGTPEPGGITFNELSGILLKLINSLNIAAIDMVELCPMCDLTGTSSVVAAKLVRECLIAIGRKV
- a CDS encoding Trm112 family protein; the encoded protein is MPVEKELLDILACPKCKGKLVLENDQSGLICNACMLKYKIEDEIPIMLIDEAIDLARNPANGN